The Alysiella filiformis sequence AGCACCGTGTTGATTTTGATTGGTGCAGCAGGTTTGTTGCCGATGGCGCATTTTGTGAGCGGCATGTCGGTGGCATTTGCAGGCGCAAGTTTGTGCTTGTGGGGATTGGCGGTTTCCAATCGTCAAGTGGTGTGGGCGGCATTGTTGTTGGGGGCAGGGGGGATTTTGTTGGGGCAAACGCTGGGGTGGTTGGCAACGGTGGTGGTGTTGCTGTTGTCGTTGAGCCTGCTGGCGCATCCACAATGGTTTGGACACCGATTGCTGACCGTTACCGTGGGCGCAATGGTGCTGATTTTGCCTGCCTTTGCCATACAGTTGTTTATTTTGGCAAAAATCAATCCTGCCGCTTTTCAAATTTATGTGGGGCAACACATTTTTGGTGCTTGGGGTGGCTTAAACGGCATTCAGGCAGCCTTCAATTTGCCTTATTATGCCAAACACCTGTTGTGGTTTGCGTTTCCAGCTTATCCTTTGGCGATTTGGTCGGCGATTCGCATGAAAGGGCTATTGCGGCACAAATTGGGCGCATTGAGCGTGGCATGGTTGTTTTTATTTGGTATGTGGCTGGTGTTCAATCCCCAAATGTATCAAGACAACCTGATTGTGTTGCTGCCCATTTTGGCGATTTTGGGCGCGGCACAATTAGACTGTTTAAGACGTGGCGTTGCCGCCTTTTTGAATTGGTTTGGCATTATGGCATTTGGGGCGGCGGCGGTGTTTTTGTGGGTGGGATTTGTGGCGATTCACTATGGCGTGCCAAGCAAATTGGCAGAACGCGCCGCCTATTTCAGCCCCTACCACACGCCCGACATTGACATCATGCCGATGATGGTGGCAATTTTGTTTACCCCCGCGTGGTTGTTTGCCATCACGCGCAAACGCATACGCGGTCGCCAAGCCGTAACCAACTGGGCAGCAGGCATGACTTTGGTGTGGGCACTGACCTTTACCCTGTTTGCCGATTGGCTCAATGCCGCCAAAAGCTATCGCCCCATTGTGCAACAAATGCAAGCCGCCATGCCAAATGGCGTTTCAGGCTGCCTGAAAATTGCGCCACAACACCATGCCGCACGTTTGGCATGGCAAGAATACGGGCATTTGCCCATTCAAAACGAAGGCGATTGCGCCTACGAATTGCACCAAATTCACCCCAAAGAAGAGTCATCACATTGGCAAAAACGCATTGTGTGGCAAGGCAAACGTCCGCGCAACAAGCACGAAGCGTTTATTTTATTGAAAAATGAACCCCATTCCGATAAGTGAATGATTTTAGGAAAAAAATATGAAAAAACAATTATTTGTGGGATTGATGTTGCTGGCATTTGCCCATTTTGCCCAAGCCGAAAGCCGCGACTGGAACGACAATTTCACCGAAACCCGCAGCGAATTTCAAGAAACCGAAATGGACTTGCCCGATTTACCCAATCCCAACGAAGGCGATTGGCTGGATTTGTACATCAGCGAAACCCACAAAGGCACAGCACGCATTTTATTGAGCAGCGTACACATCGCCCCCGACCGAAGCGTGCGCTACATTTTGAATCAGCGTTCCGCGCAGGGCTACGACAACGTATCGGCAGAAGGCATATTGTGCATGACAGGCTATCGCTTTTTGGATTCGGGCGGGGCGAAAGTCAAAACCTTTGGCTATGGCGATTGGCACAATCAACGTTGGATAACACCGCGCAAAAGCGATTGGGCGGTGTTGGGCGGCAAAATGAGCCACACCGATAAAGTACGTGGCACCATGTATCAATTACTGTGCATAGACGGTTTGCCCAAAAACGATGACGACTTACGCAAACGCCTGCACACCCATGGCGGACGCAACGACCGTGAACGTGAACTTTCACGCAAAAACAGCCGCGATGACGATTGATGTTCAGCATCCGTATTCATGATTTTGCGATAAAATCCATCTGTTAATCTGATGAATACAGGTTCTAAAAGGAAAAACGATGAATTTTCAAGATGCTTTAAAAGATTTGGGCAAACAAGCGCGTGAAGCCGCCAAATTGCGCGAACAAGCCGAACAGGAAGCCAAAAAAATCCAACAAGAACAAGCCGATGTTGATTTTGCCGCCTTGATGAAAGACGTTACGCCACTCAAAAATGCCCATGCCAATTATGTGCCACCGCGTGATACTTCGCCCATCAAATTGCGCCCCAAAGACACGGAAAGCGACAAAGAAAACCACTTTTACATTGGCGAAAGCGGTGTGATTTTGGACATTCCCGACACGTTCAGCAAAAACGGGCAGGGCGCAAATGACATCAAACGTTTGCTCAATGGGCATTATGAGGTGGTTGCCGATGTGGATTTGCATGGCTACACGCAAGAATACGCGCAAGAAGTGTTGAATGAATTCATTGAATTTGTGCAAAAACGCGGTGTGTGTGGCGAAATTGTGCATGGCAGTGGTTTGGGTTCATCGGGCTACAAGCCTGTGCTGAAAACCATGGTGCGCCGTTGGCTCATGCAACACCCCGATGTGCTGGCTTATGCCCAACCGAGCAAAAACAACGATGGGGCGGTACGCATTTTGGTCAAACGCCAACGCCGCATTGACCCTTTTGCCGAAGAAAAATGATTTCAGGCAGCCAAAAACGGCATTTGGCTGCCTGAAAATTCAGATTTGCCAATCAATCGGTTTGATGTGATGTTGTTGTAAATAATCATTGGCTTGCGAAAAATGCTTGCAGCCAAAAAAGCCACGATACGCCGACAAAGGCGAAGGGTGGGGGCTTGTAACACCAAATGCTTGTTGCGATTGATGAACGCGCCTTTTTTTTGCGCGTGGCTGCCCCACAGCATGAAAACCAAATGTTCACGATGTTGATTTAATTGGGCAATCACAAAATCGGTAAATTTTTCCCAACCCAAATTGGCGTGAGAATGCGCTTGATGGGCGCGTACCGTCAAAACCGTGTTGAGCAGCAGCACGCCTTGGTCTGCCCAATGCGTCAAGCAGCCGTGTTCAGGCTGCCTGAAACCCACAATATCATCAGCCAATTCCTTGTAAATGTTGAGCAAAGAGGGCGGAATGGCAAGTCCATGTCGCACCGAAAATGCCAAGCCATGCGCTTGATTTTCATTGTGATAGGGGTCTTGTCCCAAAATCACCACCTTCACATCGGCAAAGGGCGTGTGGCGAAACGCATTAAAAACATCAGACGCGGGCGGATAAATCGTTTGACCGCTTTCCCGTTCCGCGCGAACGCTGGCTAAAATATTTTGAAAATACGCCAACGTTTTGTGTTCGCCCAAAACATCGTGCCAAGTTTGCATAAATAATCCTTTTGTTGCCAAATCCAAAACCGTTATAATAACGCATTTTTTCAGGCAGCTTTTCAGTTCACGGCAATTTGATGATATTGCCAGCCATCTGTTCCTTATCCCTAAAAAGGGGAGGGAACAGGTTTCAGCTAACCCAAACATTTTTTTCATGTACGACAAGGCAGCTTGAAAGCGAAAAAATGCTTTTTGCAAATAAAATCATATCAAGGAAATCCGATGACACACGATTTGCACAAAATGACCTGTATTGAAGATTTGCGTCAAGTGGCGCAACGCAAAGTCCCCAAAATGTTTTTTGATTATGTGGACTCAGGTTCGTGGACAGAATCCACCTATCGCGAAAACAGCAGCGATTTCCAAGCCATTAAATTGCGCCAAAAAGTGCTGGTGGACATGGACAAGCGCAGTCTAGCCAGCAAAATGATTGGGCAAAACACAACCATGCCCTTGGCACTTGCCCCCACAGGCTTTACAGGCATGATTTGTGCAGATGGCGAAATTTTGGCAGCCCGCGCTGCCGAAAAATTTGGTGTACCCTTTACCCTATCTACCATGTCCATTTGTTCCATTGAGGATGTGGCGGCAAACACCACCACACCATTTTGGTTTCAACTTTATGTGATGCGTGACCGTGAGTTCATGCGTAACCTGATTCGCCGCGCCAAAGAAGCCCAATGCTCGGCTTTGGTTTTAACCGCCGATTTGCAAATCATGGGACAACGCCACCGCGACATCAAAAACGGATTATCGCACGTGATTCGCCCCACTTTGCCCAATTTGTGGGATTTGGCGCGTAAACCCGAATGGCTGATGAAAATGGCAAACACCAACCGCCGCGAGTTTCGCAATATTGTGGGACACGCCAAAGATGTGCACGATTTACACGCCTTTGCAAATTGGACGGCACAGCAATTTGACCCCACTTTAAGCTGGACAGATGTGGCAGAAATCAAAGAATTGTGGGGCGGCAAACTCATCATCAAAGGCATTTTAGACCCCGAAGATGCCGAAAAAGCCGTGCAATATGGCGCAGATGCCATTGTGGTTTCCAATCACGGTGGACGACAACTGGACGGTGCTTTATCCAGCATTCGCGCCCTGCCTGATATTGTGAGCGCAGTGGGCAGCCAAACCGAAGTGTGGCTAGACAGTGGCATTCGCAGTGGACAGGATATGCTCAAAGCATGGGCATTGGGCGCGCGTGGTTTCATGACGGGACGTGCCTTTTTGTATGGTTTGGGCGCATTCGGTGGCGAGGGCGTGTTACGTGCTTTGGAAATCATGTACAAAGAAATGGACATTTCCATGGCATTGACGGGACACCGCCATTTGCAAAATGTGGGTCGTGATATTTTGGTTAAAGGCACTTACCCCATTTCCGAACGCGAGCAAAATGAAACGGTTGAGCAAAAACGCCGCCGCATTTATGAAGAGTTGTATGGTTGGCCTCGCGCGTCATTGCGTTTTGGGACGATGTGGTAAAAAATCGGCAAAAAAGCTGCCTGAAAATGGGTTTCAGGCAGCTTTTTTTGTGGGCATCACAGATTTTGTTGGCTGATGAACACGCGTGTTTGGTGGGAAATGGGGTCGCTGAATGTGATTTGTTTTGCCAATAATTGGAGTGGCTTGCGGTAATCTTCGCTGCCCACTGGCAAAACTTGGGGATAGAGCATATCGTTTAAAATGGGCATACCCATTTTCATCATGTGAACGCGTAATTGGTGCTTTTTGCCTGTGATGGCGTGTAATTGATACAGGCTGTTTGCGCCACGATTTTCCAATAAATGCACGATGGTGTGGGCGTTGGGTTCGCCATTTTCTTCTTTGGTCAGAAAAAAATCATCGCCGCGCACCAAACGCGATTGGATTTCAAGTGGATAGTCCCAATCCAAGCGTGTGGGCGCAAGTGCGTGATAGGTTTTGTGTATGGTTTTGCGCTCAAACATTTGTTGATACAGGGCGCGGCTTTGCGGATTGTGCGAAAACAACATCACGCCTGCGGTGTCTTTGTCCAAACGGTGTATGGGGGTGAGGGCGGCAAGATTCAAATGCTGCAATTTGGGGTGCAAGCGCAAGCGGGTGAGCAGGGTTTCACGCAAAAAGCGTCCGCTTGGGGTTACGGGCAAAAAGTGGGGTTTGTCCACCACGAGCAGGTGTTCGTCCAAATGCAAGATGTGTTCGTGAAAGGGTATGGGGGTTTCTTCATCGCGGCTGATTTCGCGGTAGTAGAAAATGGTTGCGCCTGCCTGAAAGGGGCTGTGTTCGTTGAGCGGCGTGCCGTGTTGATTGACCACCATGCCACTGTTCAAACGCGCTTGCCATGCCTGTTGCGACACAAAGGGAAAGTGTTGGCACAGAAAAAACAACAGCGTTTGTCCTGCATATTGTGGGTTGTGCGGCAAAACCAAATAGCTGGGTTTGATGCCATTTTGAATGGGTAGGGGGCAATGTTGTTTCATCCTGTTTCCTTTTGGGTTGAAACCTTGTCATTTGTGGCGGTAGAATTGGGTTGGGGCTTAACCTTGTCCCAATCAGGGCAGCACACATGGGGCGATGTTTTATGTCTTGAAACAGCCAGCCTGTAATGCGATAAAACGCAATGCGGCTTCATAGCCATACGTTCCCAAACCGACAATCACACCCACGGCTTTATCGGACAAATAAGAGTGGTGGCGAAACGCTTCTCGCGCATGAACATTGGAAATGTGCACTTCCACAAAGGGGATTGCCACGCCAGCCAAAGCATCGCGAATGGCAATGCTGGTGTGGGTGTAAGCTCCTGCATTGATGATGATGTAATCCACATCGCCACGCGCGGCATGAATGCGCGACACGATTTCGCCTTCGCCATTGTGTTGAAAATGGCTGATTTTCATGCCATATTCTGCGCCAACCTGCGCCAAATGCGCCACCACATCGTCAAGCGTTTGTGCGCCATAAATGTGCGGTTCGCGTGTGCCGAGCAGATTTAAATTTGCCCCGTTGATGATGAGAACGTGTTTCATATTAAAATCCTTTTACAAATAAGGCTGTTTGAGTTGGGTCATTTTAAAGCATTTTGAATGGGAATAAGCGACCGTGAATGAAATCATGGCGTGGAATGCGCCACCATCTGCCACCGTTTTGCGGCAATTTTCGTGTGTGCCGCATTTGTTGGTTTGCCTGCCTGAAAATGCCTTGCCCGATTGGTCGGACGATGCGATTTTACAGGCAGCGTTGTCGTGTGTGCAATTTTCTGGCGTGAATGTTTTGGAAAATGTGTTGCCCAATCAAACGCTTTGGTTGATACCGCCAGCGCATTCGGCACATTTGCGCGATTTTTTTGGCGAACGACACATGGTTTGGCAAACGCCACCTGTTGAACAAAAGCCTGTTTTGGCGGAAAAAATGTGGTTCAGGCAGCCTGAAATGGCTGCACCACAACACGTTATTGTGGTGGGCGCGGGCATAGCGGGGGCGGCAACGGCACACGCTTTGGCGCAGCGCGGTGTGCGCGTTACCGTTGTGGACGCGGCAGCGCGTGTGGCAAATGCCGCATCGGGCAATCGCCAAGGTTTGCTTTATGCCAAAATTTCGCCACACAATACGCCCCAAACGGAACTTTTGTTGTCGGGCTATGGCTATGCGCGGCGTTTGTTGGCGAATGTGCTGCCTGAACGCGAAACGTGGGGCGCGAGTGGCGTGTTGCACATCAATCACGATAAGGCGGAAACCGCGCGTAACGCATTGTTGGCGCAAGATGATTTTCACGCCCATTTGTATCGTGGCGTTACTGCCGCGCAAGCGAGCGAATTGGCTGGTGTGCCTGTGGCGCAGGGAGGTTTGTTTTGGGCGCAAGGTTGTTGGTTGAATCCATTGGCTTGGGTTGAGCAATTGCTGTCTCATCAATACATTGATTTGAAATTGAATTGCCATTTGATTTCGGCACAACACGATGGCGAAAATTGGCAAATGCGCACCAGTCAAGGCGCGTTTTCAGGCAGCCACATTGTTTTTTGCACGGGCGCAAGCAGCCGACACGCCCCCATTGTGGGCGAATTGCCCTTTCAAATCATACGCGGACAAACCAGCGTGGTGCGCGAAACCGCTTTTTCAGGCAGCCTGAAAACGGCATTATCGGGCGCGTCCTACATTGCGCCAGCGTGGGGCGGTTGGCACACATTTGGCGCAACATTCCTGCCCAATAACGATGACGACACTTGGCGCAACAGCGATGAGCTTGCCAATCAAAACGAATTGGCAAATTTAAATCCACAATTACATCAATCATTTGCCTTTTCAGGCAGCCTGAAAGGTCATGCCGCTTTGCGTTGCGATGCCCACGACCATTTGCCCGTGGTGGGCGCATTGGGCAACAGCACCGCCATGCGGCAAGTGTATGCCAAATTGGCTTTGGACAAAAATTATCGCCTGAACGCGCCCTGTCCCCATTATCCCAATGCCTTTGTGAACACCGCGCATGGCAGTCGCGGATTGGCAACCGCCCCCATTTGTGGCGCGTATGTGGCGGCGATGATTTGCGGTGCGCCTTTGCCCTTGTCGCGGCGTTTGCAAAATGCGCTCAATCCCAATCGTTTGATTATTCGGCAGATTGTGCGTTCATCATCATGATGATGGCAATTTAAATTATAATTGCCGTATCGTTTACTTTTTCAGGCAGCCTAGGGGCTAATGACAATTTGGGCGCGAAGTTGGTTTTTCAGGAAAAATTGTCAAATTCAAGGAAAAAATGCGAGTCAATGCCGCCCATTGGCGCGTATTTTTGACGCAGAAGTTGGCGATTTTGATGAAAAAACAATCGCGAAACGAATTGTCATTAGCCCCTACCATTTTGCGGCATACCCACCCAACACCATGAAACTCAATCCCCAACAACAAGAAGCCGTTGAATATTTAGGCGGTGCGCTGTTTGTGCTGGCAGGCGCAGGCAGCGGCAAAACGCGCGTGATTACCGAAAAAATCGCCCACATGATTACCCAAATCGGCTACAAACCACAGCACATTGCCGCCATCACCTTTACCAACAAAGCCGCCAAAGAAATGCAAGAGCGCATCACAGCACGTCTGGGCAAAACACAAACGCGCGGCTTAACCGTGTCCACCTTTCATTCGCTGGGCATGAGAATTTTGCGCGAAGAAGCCCCACACATCGGCTACAAAAAAAACTTTTCCATTTTAGACAGCGCAGACAGCGCAAAAATCATTGCCGAAATTTTGGGCGACAATCGCCGCGATGCCATTTTCAAAGCCCAACACCAAATTTCATTGTGGAAAAACAATTTATTGCAAGCCGATGAAGTGTATGCCCAATGCCAAGACAAATGGCAAATGCAAATCGCCCAAACATACAGCCTGTATCAAGCCACATTGCAGCATTATCAAGCGGTGGATTTTGACGATTTAATCAGGCTGCCTGCCATTTTGTTGCGTGAAAATGCCGAAATTCGCCAAAAATGGCAAGCACGTTTGCGCTATTTGCTGGTGGACGAATGCCAAGACACCAACGCTTGCCAATACGCCTTGTTGCGCTTGCTCACGGGTTTTGAGGGCAAATTCACCGTGGTGGGCGATGACGACCAGTCCATTTACGCATGGCGTGGCGCGAATATGGAAAACTTGCGCCGTTTGCAAGACGATTATCCGCACATCAAAATCATCAAATTGGAACAAAATTACCGTTCCACCGCGCGAATTTTGCGCGTTGCCAACCAAGTGATAGGCAACAACCCCAAATTGTTTCCCAAAACCTTGTGGTCAAATTTGGGCGAGGGCGATGCGGTCAAAATTGCCCAATGCCGCGATGAAATCCACGAAGCCGAGTATGTGGTGCAGCAAATTGCCAGAAACAAGCTGATTCATCAAGCCAATTATGCCGATTTTGCGATTTTGTATCGCGGCAATCATCAAGCGCGTGTGTTTGAAGACGCTTTGCGTTCGGCGCGGATACCTTACCAAATTTCAGGTGGGCAAAGTTTTTACGACAAGGCGGAAATCAAAGATGTGTTGGCATACATGCGCTTGCTTGCCAATCCGAATGATGACCCTGCTTTTTTACGCGCCGCCACCACGCCCAAACGCGGCATTGGCGACACCACTTTGGGCAAACTCAACGATTATGCCAAAATGCACGAATGCAGCTTGTTTGAAGCCGCAGGCAGCCTGAACGCTTTGGCGGATTTGTCCAGCAAAAGCCGCGAATCGGTACAGCAATTTATGGCTTTGCTCCACGATTATCGCCGCCGAGCCGAATGCGATGACGCTGGCGAAACGATACAAGATTTGCTCACCGACATTCAATACGAAAATCATCTGCTGGAAATGAATGCCGAAAGCGTTAAGCTGGCTGAAAGCCGTTGGAAAAACGTGCAAGATTTGTGCGAATGGCTGGCGCGAAAAGGCGAAGAAGGCGAACGCAATCTCATTGAATTGACGCAAACCATCGCGCTGATGACCTTGCTGGAAAACAAAGATGGCGAAGAAGTGGACGCGGTCAAATTGTCCACCCTTCACGCTGCCAAAGGTTTGGAATACCCGTTTGTGTATTTGGTGGGCTGTGAAGAGGGCTTGTTCCCCCATGCCGATAGCGTGGAAGAGGGCAAATTGGACGAAGAACGCCGCTTGATGTATGTGGGCATTACCCGCGCCAAGCGACAACTCACGCTCACGCATTGCAAAAAGCGCAAACGGGCAGGGTCGTGGCAATATCCCGAACCCAGCCGTTTTTTGGACGAAATGCCTGTCCAAGACCTTGTGTTTGAAAACCGCGAAGGCTCGGGCAAATTGGTCAGCCAAGAAATGGGTCGCCAAAACGCACAAAATTTGCTGGCAATGTTGCAACAGAAAAAAGCGAAATCGTGAAATTCAGGCTGCCTGATTTGCGGTAAAATAACGCTTTCAACTTTACGGAATCGCATTGTGAATGCCACTCAACTCCAACACAGCAGCCAAGTTTTGACCGATATTTTGACTTTCAGGCAGCCTGCCGATGCGGTTTTGTCGCATTATTTCAAAAACCATAAAAAACTCGGTCGCCAAGACCGCCACGAAATTGCCGAAACTGCCTTTGCCGCTTTGCGTCATTATCAAAAAATTGCCGCCATTTTGCGCCGCCCACACGTTCAAGCGCGCAAAGCCGCCTTGATTGCTTTGGTGTTGGGGCGCGGTTTCAACATCTCCCAACTCCATGATTTATTGGAAGAAGGGGAAGGCGATTTTTTGGCAGAAGTCAAATCGCGCAAAACCGAATTTTCAGGCAGCCTGAACACGTTTGCCGAATTACCCGAATGGCTGATTGCGCGTTTACAAGTGCATTGGGAAAACGAGCAAATTCAAACCTTTGGGCGCAGCGTGGCACAAACCGCACCGCTTGATGTGCGCGTGAACACGCTCAAAGGCAAACGCGACAAAATTTTGGCGCAACTGCAAAGCGAGTTTCCCCAAGCCATTGCCACACCCTACGCACCGCACGGCATTCGTTTCCCCAATAAACCCGCCTTAAACAAACACGAATTGTTTTTGGACGGCACTTTGGAAGTGCAAGACGAAGGCAGCCAAATTTTGGCGCAACTGGTGGGTGCAAAACGCAGCGAAATCGTGGTGGATTTTTGTGCAGGCGCAGGCGGCAAAACTTTGGCGATGGGCGCACAAATGGCAAACAAAGGGCGAATCTATGCCTTTGATGTATCAGAAAAAAGATTGGCAAATTTAAAACCGCGCATGGCTCGCGCAGGATTGAGCAACATCACGCCCGAG is a genomic window containing:
- the aroQ gene encoding type II 3-dehydroquinate dehydratase, which gives rise to MKHVLIINGANLNLLGTREPHIYGAQTLDDVVAHLAQVGAEYGMKISHFQHNGEGEIVSRIHAARGDVDYIIINAGAYTHTSIAIRDALAGVAIPFVEVHISNVHAREAFRHHSYLSDKAVGVIVGLGTYGYEAALRFIALQAGCFKT
- the rep gene encoding DNA helicase Rep, giving the protein MKLNPQQQEAVEYLGGALFVLAGAGSGKTRVITEKIAHMITQIGYKPQHIAAITFTNKAAKEMQERITARLGKTQTRGLTVSTFHSLGMRILREEAPHIGYKKNFSILDSADSAKIIAEILGDNRRDAIFKAQHQISLWKNNLLQADEVYAQCQDKWQMQIAQTYSLYQATLQHYQAVDFDDLIRLPAILLRENAEIRQKWQARLRYLLVDECQDTNACQYALLRLLTGFEGKFTVVGDDDQSIYAWRGANMENLRRLQDDYPHIKIIKLEQNYRSTARILRVANQVIGNNPKLFPKTLWSNLGEGDAVKIAQCRDEIHEAEYVVQQIARNKLIHQANYADFAILYRGNHQARVFEDALRSARIPYQISGGQSFYDKAEIKDVLAYMRLLANPNDDPAFLRAATTPKRGIGDTTLGKLNDYAKMHECSLFEAAGSLNALADLSSKSRESVQQFMALLHDYRRRAECDDAGETIQDLLTDIQYENHLLEMNAESVKLAESRWKNVQDLCEWLARKGEEGERNLIELTQTIALMTLLENKDGEEVDAVKLSTLHAAKGLEYPFVYLVGCEEGLFPHADSVEEGKLDEERRLMYVGITRAKRQLTLTHCKKRKRAGSWQYPEPSRFLDEMPVQDLVFENREGSGKLVSQEMGRQNAQNLLAMLQQKKAKS
- a CDS encoding CNP1-like family protein; translated protein: MKKQLFVGLMLLAFAHFAQAESRDWNDNFTETRSEFQETEMDLPDLPNPNEGDWLDLYISETHKGTARILLSSVHIAPDRSVRYILNQRSAQGYDNVSAEGILCMTGYRFLDSGGAKVKTFGYGDWHNQRWITPRKSDWAVLGGKMSHTDKVRGTMYQLLCIDGLPKNDDDLRKRLHTHGGRNDRERELSRKNSRDDD
- a CDS encoding alpha-hydroxy acid oxidase, which produces MTHDLHKMTCIEDLRQVAQRKVPKMFFDYVDSGSWTESTYRENSSDFQAIKLRQKVLVDMDKRSLASKMIGQNTTMPLALAPTGFTGMICADGEILAARAAEKFGVPFTLSTMSICSIEDVAANTTTPFWFQLYVMRDREFMRNLIRRAKEAQCSALVLTADLQIMGQRHRDIKNGLSHVIRPTLPNLWDLARKPEWLMKMANTNRREFRNIVGHAKDVHDLHAFANWTAQQFDPTLSWTDVAEIKELWGGKLIIKGILDPEDAEKAVQYGADAIVVSNHGGRQLDGALSSIRALPDIVSAVGSQTEVWLDSGIRSGQDMLKAWALGARGFMTGRAFLYGLGAFGGEGVLRALEIMYKEMDISMALTGHRHLQNVGRDILVKGTYPISEREQNETVEQKRRRIYEELYGWPRASLRFGTMW
- a CDS encoding RsmB/NOP family class I SAM-dependent RNA methyltransferase, which gives rise to MNATQLQHSSQVLTDILTFRQPADAVLSHYFKNHKKLGRQDRHEIAETAFAALRHYQKIAAILRRPHVQARKAALIALVLGRGFNISQLHDLLEEGEGDFLAEVKSRKTEFSGSLNTFAELPEWLIARLQVHWENEQIQTFGRSVAQTAPLDVRVNTLKGKRDKILAQLQSEFPQAIATPYAPHGIRFPNKPALNKHELFLDGTLEVQDEGSQILAQLVGAKRSEIVVDFCAGAGGKTLAMGAQMANKGRIYAFDVSEKRLANLKPRMARAGLSNITPERIESEHDPRIAKLHGKADRVLVDAPCSGLGTLRRNPDLKYRQSPETIDNLLRQQQSILQAASALVREGGRLVYATCSVLPEENEMQIAEFLDKNPQFELLDCGEILAAQKVDLNTGKFLQMDTAQHNTDGFFAAVLQRK
- a CDS encoding Smr/MutS family protein codes for the protein MNFQDALKDLGKQAREAAKLREQAEQEAKKIQQEQADVDFAALMKDVTPLKNAHANYVPPRDTSPIKLRPKDTESDKENHFYIGESGVILDIPDTFSKNGQGANDIKRLLNGHYEVVADVDLHGYTQEYAQEVLNEFIEFVQKRGVCGEIVHGSGLGSSGYKPVLKTMVRRWLMQHPDVLAYAQPSKNNDGAVRILVKRQRRIDPFAEEK
- the ung gene encoding uracil-DNA glycosylase, coding for MQTWHDVLGEHKTLAYFQNILASVRAERESGQTIYPPASDVFNAFRHTPFADVKVVILGQDPYHNENQAHGLAFSVRHGLAIPPSLLNIYKELADDIVGFRQPEHGCLTHWADQGVLLLNTVLTVRAHQAHSHANLGWEKFTDFVIAQLNQHREHLVFMLWGSHAQKKGAFINRNKHLVLQAPTLRLCRRIVAFLAASIFRKPMIIYNNITSNRLIGKSEFSGSQMPFLAA
- the mnmC gene encoding FAD-dependent 5-carboxymethylaminomethyl-2-thiouridine(34) oxidoreductase MnmC yields the protein MNEIMAWNAPPSATVLRQFSCVPHLLVCLPENALPDWSDDAILQAALSCVQFSGVNVLENVLPNQTLWLIPPAHSAHLRDFFGERHMVWQTPPVEQKPVLAEKMWFRQPEMAAPQHVIVVGAGIAGAATAHALAQRGVRVTVVDAAARVANAASGNRQGLLYAKISPHNTPQTELLLSGYGYARRLLANVLPERETWGASGVLHINHDKAETARNALLAQDDFHAHLYRGVTAAQASELAGVPVAQGGLFWAQGCWLNPLAWVEQLLSHQYIDLKLNCHLISAQHDGENWQMRTSQGAFSGSHIVFCTGASSRHAPIVGELPFQIIRGQTSVVRETAFSGSLKTALSGASYIAPAWGGWHTFGATFLPNNDDDTWRNSDELANQNELANLNPQLHQSFAFSGSLKGHAALRCDAHDHLPVVGALGNSTAMRQVYAKLALDKNYRLNAPCPHYPNAFVNTAHGSRGLATAPICGAYVAAMICGAPLPLSRRLQNALNPNRLIIRQIVRSSS
- a CDS encoding pseudouridine synthase; amino-acid sequence: MKQHCPLPIQNGIKPSYLVLPHNPQYAGQTLLFFLCQHFPFVSQQAWQARLNSGMVVNQHGTPLNEHSPFQAGATIFYYREISRDEETPIPFHEHILHLDEHLLVVDKPHFLPVTPSGRFLRETLLTRLRLHPKLQHLNLAALTPIHRLDKDTAGVMLFSHNPQSRALYQQMFERKTIHKTYHALAPTRLDWDYPLEIQSRLVRGDDFFLTKEENGEPNAHTIVHLLENRGANSLYQLHAITGKKHQLRVHMMKMGMPILNDMLYPQVLPVGSEDYRKPLQLLAKQITFSDPISHQTRVFISQQNL